aaactttcatgTAAATTCCAAAAAAGGAGATGAGAAAAGTTGCCTGAGGAGATTCCATGGGGTAATGTTCAGGAAAATCAACCTGAAGCTTGTAAGTTTCATTCGCATAGAGCGTACCTGGTGCTCCTGTTACCTCTATTATCCATCTTACaatcacacaaaacaaaaacacaaaagtcCATCAAAATTTAGGAATTTGAAGACGAAAACATGGAtgagatttttgtaaaaatatatacttttggAGATTATCGGTAACTTTGTGCTTAAACCCAGTAGGAGGATTGACTTGCCACTCTGATAACTCTTTCTGTAGCCTATTACACGCGATCTTGCTTAACGCCTACGCCATCACCATTtatttctaaatattaaaaactcccaaaaaagaaaaagaaaaacaaaattgacATCCAAAATCGAAGAATACGAAATCAAAGAGAGACCTTGCGTGAAGGAGATGAAGAGCTTGTCATGGTGGCGGAGACAGACGTAGAATCAGACACAGACAGAAGAACTTTGCTTCTTCTGCTTTTGTCTGAATTTTTCaagtacttaaaaaaaaaagtgtaagaAAAAAAGGAACTTTCTCGGGAGTAAGGCCACACGAAAATACACGTGAAAGAGTCATAAATTACGGAATAGCCCATTTTCCATCGGACGGTTCTAACTCCTTCTCCATTTTCACACGTGTCAGATATCATTCATTGTCTTTTAGCTTTTTGACCTTCATATACAATTTATACATCGAAGAGTCGATCACATTATTAAAATACGTATTTTTCATATTGTCTTCCACGTCCAACTCAATCGTCTTTCTGATTATGATCGTACAACGACAAGTACATAACAATATTATCGACAAGTACAATTGACATACAATACATTTACATGGTGTCGTTTCAGGCAGCTGAGTATTTTATGGGTCACAATCAGGCATTCAGGCCCAACATAGTCAGTTCACCTCTATTCCACCTACTCCATCGCTTGCTCCAGTTCAATACCATCTAGTGAGCCATAAATAGGCTCAATAGAGTCTCCCGACTCTTTTCACATGTCGTAATAAGTTGTCTATGTTtagtattatttaaatattaaaaatttgtatgAAAATTTCAGTAAGTTTCTCAACCAATGATGATGCTTGTTCTTAAAATTAGAACAATATTTCGATAGAAAATATGcaagtttttgtatttttcttttacaaatatAACAAATATCTCGACACTTAAATCAAcaaactttatataaatttaactacTAATATACCTTCTTTGTGTGTGtagatatttttaagttaataCTTTGCAAAAATCTATATATGaaagcataaaataaaataaaaggcaTTTGAAAAACATTGGTATTTTCTACATATTTTATTAACCAAATGGATTTGACTGATCTCATTAAAATTCTATCAATCAAATTCTAAGAACATGTCCATTgaagaattttgaaaataagaGAATATGTAACTGAGTTCTCAAGTGAAATTTTTTGAGAATCCTATAAGAATCaattgattttttcttataacccCATAAAAAGTCCAAGAAAGCATGTGTCACATTTTAAGTAGTTTAGCTTTTCTATtaagtattaaaaatttagttgtacaaacaaattatgaaacataattattatattttttagacCCTCATTTTGAGAAATTATTGCAGTGGATATGGTCTAATCCAATGGTTATGTtcgttttctttcttaaatccTACCGAACGAAACCAATATTAGCAAAATGGGCTCAATATTCAAATGggccttttcttcttctcctctttccTGTCCTGTCCTGTCCTCTCCACATCTTCTCCTCGCTCTGATCACTTCTGCTGATTCCTCGCTTCTTCGATCTTCACCGTGTTGGTAATATTCCTTTTCTAAGGCCTGTATCGATTTCATATTTCACCCAGATTAGTCCTTATATAACTTTTCAATTGTGAACCAAATTTCACTGTTTAGGAAATCGAATCCCTAGTTTCAGTTTACAATCGCAGAGTTTGCTCATTTTTGTTCCTCGTTAGCTAAGGATGGCGCATTCTCTAAGCTTCATCTCCACCAACTTGAACACTCTACTCCTTAACCATCATCAGTGCCAGAGTTTCGATGCCTTTGCCTCTTCATCTAAATCTAAAATGAGATTCGCAAGAACCATTAGAGCTGTGCAAGAGACTCAAGGAGGTCCAAGAAGACTAATCGACATCATAAGAACGGTTCCTGATATCTCCAGGAACTACTTCAAGAAGCCGTCAAGAAGAACGCTTTTCGGAGGGATCTCGTTGTTAGGTGGGTTCTATGTCGCGCAGACCATCTCTCTCTCGTTTGGAGCCTTGGGAGTGAACGACGTTATCGCTGCGGTTTTGTGCGTTCTTTTAACCGAGTATGTGACGAGATTCTACTACAGCCGCACCACCGTGACGTTCCCCATCGCTCTTCTCAATAATTTCAAGATGGGTTTCACTTATGGTCTCTTCATTGATGCTTTCAAGCTCGCTAGCTAGTGTATGcgcttttgtatatatatatgttaaagcTCCATTTAGTGTTTTTAGTAGATGTTTTCACATTAGCTCctgttgtttgtttgtgtttgctTTCACGTTTCAATGATGTGAGATATCCGAGGCAATGTACCATAAGCTCAGAGAGTGCGACAGAAATGGTTGATTGGGCTAACTTACACACTTAGATTCGAATGGGGGTTGCTTGGTTGATTAGTTCCTCTCTTGACATCTTCAGGTACGGACCTTCACTAGATGAAGAAAATATCTTTACATTGTCCAACATCTATTTGAAGATAACCTCCTGAGAAGAAAAGCTGCTTCAGAGTTGTCTGGTATCAAGGTTTACAACAAGAATCGAGGAAGCAAAAATCATTTGGCTAAAAACTTAACCCTATAAAGCTTATGAACTAGTATGTTCAGCCCTATTTTGGCCGTATCTCAAAAGTCATAGTTAGAATTAAAGATTTTGATACAAGTTAAGGCTAATCTTGTTAGGTTGAGTCCATTTTAACATTCCTAGTTACATCACACTATGatgaagaaagttttcttttaaaatcttaGAAAAGAAGAGTGCATTAGTTTGTAAATCacttttgtctttatttttaacAGTCACTTTTTGCGGGCGTACACCAGCTGTTTCCGATGtcattttaggataattttatcGTGGGCAAGTAACACTTCTAATGGGTCAATTAGTGgacgtagttttttttttaaccaattaGTGGACGTAGTTATATCATACAGAGAAGGTAATTAAGATTGAGGTTTGCATTAAACGGGAGTTTGGTTTATAGAATTATTATAAAAGAGTAATaattagagaaaaaaacaaaaatagcactaaatcaagtttttgttcccaaactggCACTCAatgtcaaaagtcacaaaaatagcactaaatgttttatcaaaagtcaaaaatttagggtttagagttaaagggtggggtttaagatttaggatttagggtttagggtttagggtttagagtttagggtttagggtttagggtttagggtttagagttgagaaatgaggttttggggataagatttcaaattttgaaaaataaaaaattaaaattttcaaaggataaacttagaaatgtgctattttggtcattttagtttttgagtgttatttttgtgatataaacttagaaaggtgctattttggagatttgccctaataattaaatattttttagtttaaaacatgttttttataTCCCCAACAAGTTTATATTGgtcattattttaaatactaatgtataAATATCAGTATATCTATATaaaatcaattataaaaaaatcttctACATATTGACATTTTCTaggattttaaaagaaaactttcTTAATTACATcaacatatgtatataaaagCAACTATGATGAAGAGTGCACGCGTTTTTGACATTTTCAGCTTTTAGGGTTTAAGAGTAGGTATATTGGAgatgttaaatgatttttttcaacAGTTCAAAAAATAGGAGGCAAAATAGTGAGACTATTAAATGCTTATTTGGATTCAAccgttgaataaatatcaagtGTGACCCATTTTTAACATGTGTCTGTCTCTTATTGGATTTTGtagattatgtattttttttcttatctcaataattcaacaacaattatttacaactaaaaaaaattattttaaaagaattatatatcaaaattcataattttttctactctataaatagagacttggttcatttgatttggataccaAAAAAACTTATCACCCTATCTTTAAACTCTTGAATAAAtccttaattatataattaaaaaaatctatttaatgatattcatatttttttttatttttgctatttgtaaaaatgtaattaaaatattttttattttatattattttagttgaactaattgaaaactcttaacaattaaaaaaaaataggatagagtgttgaattttattaaacaaaactattgtAGAGTATAAAAAATGAATGAGTGTTGAATTGCTAGGTGGACGAGAGAGATGATGATGTGGAGTGTAAAAAGTGAAAATTAAGGTGTTGAATTTTTAAGACCAATGTTCATAGTCTAATGAGTGACTGTAATATCTTCATTTTCTACTCTTTTTTTTCACAAGTTTTCAAACCTAACATGCACccattttccaaaattttcatgATTTCACTGTTTTTAAACCATTTATTTTGGGATTTATCTACATATAGCAAATCTAAGGCTTAAAATTTGATTTCGAACtagaaattttgatattttgtaagCTTTTCGGATTTGAGaaactcgattttacaaaactagGCGCTGATTTGTTCATTTCTCCAGCTAAGACGGGTATAATACGGCTCAGCGCCTTGACATACCGATCACATCCTTTTCGCCACAGTGACCTTCCGATCTGCGGTGGGCGCGTTTTAGAACAAGGATTGACATCcataatgtatatattattttgttaaatcgAAAATACACACTTTttgaaatacttttttttttgaatcaccGAAAATAcgtatatatttgtatttattaacGGTAGAAGCGTGGACCCGAGAAGAGTGGGTGAGTTTTGATTGTATTACGTGGTATTGTATTTTGAGTTGAGTATTAGTTTGTGTATGAAATGCATTGTAATGTGGACACAaccaactttaaatttttttcacatAACATGTGATGTTCATTGCAAATTAAACCATGTGTCTATGAAAaatcttatttaattttaattctcTTGAAACGGTGGACGATAAAGAGTTATTAGAACAAGAGATAAAGTTGTGGACAGTAATTTCATGAATGGAAGAGTTGTGGACAATATAAGCATGGAAGGCAGAGTGGCAATACCAATGGTGAGCTTGGTATTCCAAAGCTTTCATAGTTTGGAATTAGTAACAAATCGCTTTTCTTGAATCAGAACTCTAAATCCACGTGAAAAAGATGGGTTGGAGTTTCATAGGGTTTcgacaaattttttatttttttttggtaaaatgtaaaGATGTTATTACCAACTTTTCAATTTTTGACAGAAATACAATAGAGACAAGAAGCGgatgaaagaaaaataaaacctaAACAGCTACTCAATCTAGCTAAGCCGGAACAGACACAACAAGCAAAAGCCGTAGACCAGAGGCATTAACTAATCTGCACTTACCACTTGCCGCAAAAGGAAGAGCCAGTTAAACAGAGAGTCAGAACCCGGTTATTTTGGTCTCTCCGATGAATCTGCTCTTAAAGATGAGGCCCGACTAAGAACAGCTTGCGGAAGACTTCAAGAGCATCCACCTGCACAATCAGACAGCCACGCCAGAGGCCAAGCACCTGCATCAACTAACCGAGCATTTATTAGGGACGCACCAGCCACAAAGGACTGAAACCGTCCAGAAGCGCGGGCTTTGAATCACCGCCTAGCACCAACCCGATGCTGCAAAGAGTAGAAATGCTGCACCACCACACAAGCTCAACTGGTTTTATGCAATGCTGGGATGTGAGCAAATCCAAGTGTGCCTCAGGGACGACCAACGACTGCAACTGAGAGCCGCCACATCACTTGAAGTCTTCGAGAACCGAAGAAGCAACACTCTAAGCTGATACCCACTCTGGTGCCACACAGAGAAGAACATCTTGACAGAACAGAAGCACCACTCCACAAGAAACATCGCCTTCAAATGGAGCAAAATGGAGAAGGGCCGAGCAGAGGAGCTTTGAGGAGAGGACGCACGGAGAGAGACCATCCAGGAGTCATAGACGACACCCTTGGAAAACCCTAACTGCACAAACACGGACCAAAAGAGCCCAGTACCATCTCCAGCCTGCGTACATGAACTCAAAGACCGCCTCCGTGGTAGTAAAATCCACCGGAGCTCACCAGAACCCGACAGAGAGGAACCGAAATGAGACAGCACCGCCATACCCGAAGTACCTCACATCGGAGCCACTTAACAACCAAACAGACCGGAAGAGATCCTCCGAGAATATGAAAGGAAAGAGAAGCCAAACCTCGCCCACTCGAGCAGTAAAACCCGGAAGACCGTAAGGAGAAAATCGGtcaacctaaactctaaaagcCGACCATTACCTGGGACCACCGATCTACCGCCTCACCGCAAAGCCAGAGCAAACCACCATACCACCGGAACCGAAACTCCCCGTGCGCAGAGCCAATTCTAGGGTAAAGGAGAAGCCCATATCTAAAAGTATATCGACAAAGACAAAGAGGACAACGGAGCAACGTCAAAGGACGAGCGCTTGATTGtgttttttgaaatcttttttgtttaatttttctaaaggcTTGTTCtataattattcaatatattttccaaGGTTTTTGTAATAatgacaaaaaaacaatatattgaCAAAACAGGGAATCTAGTTTTGAACTTTTAATAAATTTCTGTGAAAAACTAGAAACTGCGTGTTTGAGTTTCTTTCTAAATatggttattattttttattttgtaaataattatatcAGTATTAATcgagcatatatatatatatatatatatatatatatatatatatatatatagcgtaagaatatgcatcttttgaaagtaattttgtatttttgtaagaatttataatattcgcttttattaaaatacttttttaaatacaataatttaaaaagactttaatatcttttattaataatttagtcattatttaaaattttgtaaaaaataattttgttgtattaaaataaatcattgtttaatttacaaaaaattaaataatgattAATACACTCCAAGTCACATCTTAACTTTCTACTTTctagttataatatatatcaccCCATGA
This genomic stretch from Brassica napus cultivar Da-Ae chromosome C9, Da-Ae, whole genome shotgun sequence harbors:
- the BNAC09G17330D gene encoding uncharacterized protein ycf20; translated protein: MAHSLSFISTNLNTLLLNHHQCQSFDAFASSSKSKMRFARTIRAVQETQGGPRRLIDIIRTVPDISRNYFKKPSRRTLFGGISLLGGFYVAQTISLSFGALGVNDVIAAVLCVLLTEYVTRFYYSRTTVTFPIALLNNFKMGFTYGLFIDAFKLAS